One genomic region from Salvelinus fontinalis isolate EN_2023a chromosome 18, ASM2944872v1, whole genome shotgun sequence encodes:
- the LOC129815533 gene encoding integrin beta-7-like isoform X1 gives MVDSPESGFDAIMHAAVCQGVIGWNNVTRIGVYTSDVTFHIAGDGRLAGIFKPNDGKCHLNGSGFYDGTKYDYPSVGQLARVLAANNIQLIFAVTEDSVAAYKALSKLIPQSVLGVLKNDSSNVVQLILEAYNNLSSTILLEHHGAPSGLDMTYRSHCTPAEGDNTLWQRGACMNVKLNKQVDFTVSLNISTSEGECLKEKKQFFLKLQGISETLKVSVETLCDCDCHDREQQSTHCSEKGTLNCGIYSCDEYHLGQRCECKRPLWTQHVPKTAPRCNAAGTGPVSVAYVCARAPTVVISANVMTTAVTATTTCSAVALRVTVTTLTDQCRTAGKLCNGQGTCQCNQCQCNKDCFGMNCSKIANACAKFLACVTCELSNKESDGLKSNCSRPCGSVKPTWVEGPQEFPCRKDTISYKVELFPDGNILVLYTDLPRSVNKTYVIIGSSVSSIIFIGIAVILISWLMLEFHYRREYARFFKATETVVWKNIENPLFQDATTIVMNPINIQED, from the exons ATGGTGGACTCCCCCGAGTCTGGCTTTGACGCCATCATGCATGCAGCTGTCTGCCAG ggtGTGATTGGTTGGAACAATGTCACCCGGATCGGGGTTTACACGTCAGATGTCACCTTCCACATTGCCGGGGACGGCAGGCTGGCTGGGATATTCAAACCTAATGATGGGAAGTGTCATCTCAATGGCAGCGGCTTCTACGATGGCACTAAATAT GACTACCCATCGGTTGGCCAGCTCGCCAGGGTCCTGGCAGCCAATAACATCCAGCTCATCTTTGCTGTCACCGAGGACAGTGTTGCTGCCTACAAG GCATTGAGTAAACTAATCCCTCAGTCAGTGCTGGGAGTCCTGAAGAACGACTCCAGCAACGTGGTCCAGCTCATCTTAGAGGCCTACAAT AACCTGTCCTCCACTATCTTATTGGAGCACCATGGAGCCCCCTCGGGTCTGGACATGACCTACAGATCCCACTGCACCCCTGCAGAAGGGGACAACACCCTGTGGCAGAGGGGCGCGTGCATGAACGTCAAGCTCAACAAGCAG GTTGACTTCACAGTGAGTCTGAATATTTCAACGTCTGAAGGAGAATGTCTGAAGGAGAAGAAGCAGTTTTTCCTCAAACTTCAGGGCATCAGCGAGACCCTGAAGGTCTCCGTGGAAACCCTGTGTGACTGTGACTGCCATGACAGAGAACAGCAGTCCACACACTGCAGTGAAAAGGGAACGCTCAACTGCGGAATCTACAG CTGTGACGAGTATCACCTGGGTCAGAGGTGTGAGTGTAAACGGCCTCTATGGACGCAACATGTCCCCAAGACAGCTCCTCGCTGCAATGCAGCGGGCACGGGACCTGTGAGTGTGGCATATGTGTGTGCCAGGGCACCCACCGTGGTGATTTCTGCCAATGTGATGACAACAGCTGTGACCGCCACAACAACATGCTCTGCGGTG GCTCTGCGTGTGACTGTTACCACCCTCACCGACCAGTGCAGGACTGCTGGGAAGCTGTGCAATGGCCAGGGAACATGCCAGTGTAACCAGTGCCAGTGCAACAAAGACTGCTTTGGCATGAACTGCTCAAAGATTGCTAATGCATGCGCAAAATTCCT GGCCTGTGTGACGTGTGAATTGTCCAATAAGGAAAGTGACGGCCTAAAGAGTAACTGTAGCCGACCATGTGGCTCAGTCAAGCCCACTTGGGTTGAGGGACCCCAGGAGTTCCCATGCAGAAAAGACACCATCTCCTACAAAGTGGAGCTGTTCCCTGACGGCAACATCCTGGTCCTCTACACAGATCTACCCC GCTCTGTTAACAAGACTTATGTGATCATTGGCAGCTCGGTGTCCAGCATCATCTTCATCGGCATCGCAGTGATCCTTATCAGCTGGCTGATGCTGGAGTTCCACTACCGGAGAGAGTACGCCAGATTCTTCAAAGCAACAGAGACTGTAGTCTGGAAAAAT ATCGAAAATCCTTTGTTCCAGGACGCCACAACCATAGTTATGAACCCCATAAACATTCAAGAGGACTGA
- the LOC129815533 gene encoding integrin beta-7-like isoform X2, whose translation MVDSPESGFDAIMHAAVCQGVIGWNNVTRIGVYTSDVTFHIAGDGRLAGIFKPNDGKCHLNGSGFYDGTKYDYPSVGQLARVLAANNIQLIFAVTEDSVAAYKALSKLIPQSVLGVLKNDSSNVVQLILEAYNNLSSTILLEHHGAPSGLDMTYRSHCTPAEGDNTLWQRGACMNVKLNKQVDFTVSLNISTSEGECLKEKKQFFLKLQGISETLKVSVETLCDCDCHDREQQSTHCSEKGTLNCGIYSCDEYHLGQRCECKRPLWTQHVPKTAPRCNAAGTGPVSVAYVCARAPTVVISANVMTTAVTATTTCSAVALRVTVTTLTDQCRTAGKLCNGQGTCQCNQCQCNKDCFGMNCSKIANACAKFLACVTCELSNKESDGLKSNCSRPCGSVKPTWVEGPQEFPCRKDTISYKVELFPDGNILVLYTDLPPRCPASSSSASQ comes from the exons ATGGTGGACTCCCCCGAGTCTGGCTTTGACGCCATCATGCATGCAGCTGTCTGCCAG ggtGTGATTGGTTGGAACAATGTCACCCGGATCGGGGTTTACACGTCAGATGTCACCTTCCACATTGCCGGGGACGGCAGGCTGGCTGGGATATTCAAACCTAATGATGGGAAGTGTCATCTCAATGGCAGCGGCTTCTACGATGGCACTAAATAT GACTACCCATCGGTTGGCCAGCTCGCCAGGGTCCTGGCAGCCAATAACATCCAGCTCATCTTTGCTGTCACCGAGGACAGTGTTGCTGCCTACAAG GCATTGAGTAAACTAATCCCTCAGTCAGTGCTGGGAGTCCTGAAGAACGACTCCAGCAACGTGGTCCAGCTCATCTTAGAGGCCTACAAT AACCTGTCCTCCACTATCTTATTGGAGCACCATGGAGCCCCCTCGGGTCTGGACATGACCTACAGATCCCACTGCACCCCTGCAGAAGGGGACAACACCCTGTGGCAGAGGGGCGCGTGCATGAACGTCAAGCTCAACAAGCAG GTTGACTTCACAGTGAGTCTGAATATTTCAACGTCTGAAGGAGAATGTCTGAAGGAGAAGAAGCAGTTTTTCCTCAAACTTCAGGGCATCAGCGAGACCCTGAAGGTCTCCGTGGAAACCCTGTGTGACTGTGACTGCCATGACAGAGAACAGCAGTCCACACACTGCAGTGAAAAGGGAACGCTCAACTGCGGAATCTACAG CTGTGACGAGTATCACCTGGGTCAGAGGTGTGAGTGTAAACGGCCTCTATGGACGCAACATGTCCCCAAGACAGCTCCTCGCTGCAATGCAGCGGGCACGGGACCTGTGAGTGTGGCATATGTGTGTGCCAGGGCACCCACCGTGGTGATTTCTGCCAATGTGATGACAACAGCTGTGACCGCCACAACAACATGCTCTGCGGTG GCTCTGCGTGTGACTGTTACCACCCTCACCGACCAGTGCAGGACTGCTGGGAAGCTGTGCAATGGCCAGGGAACATGCCAGTGTAACCAGTGCCAGTGCAACAAAGACTGCTTTGGCATGAACTGCTCAAAGATTGCTAATGCATGCGCAAAATTCCT GGCCTGTGTGACGTGTGAATTGTCCAATAAGGAAAGTGACGGCCTAAAGAGTAACTGTAGCCGACCATGTGGCTCAGTCAAGCCCACTTGGGTTGAGGGACCCCAGGAGTTCCCATGCAGAAAAGACACCATCTCCTACAAAGTGGAGCTGTTCCCTGACGGCAACATCCTGGTCCTCTACACAGATCTACCCC CTCGGTGTCCAGCATCATCTTCATCGGCATCGCAGTGA